A DNA window from Massilia putida contains the following coding sequences:
- a CDS encoding RidA family protein, translated as MKTNRYAAALALACALPLTAPAATPTHVATIVRHKIPDSDFPIALAVTLPPGTTLHFISGQVPPVVDKAADANSPAAFGDTKTQTVGVLAKIKEILQGMGLTMGDVVKMQVFLVGDPGRNGRADIAGFMEGYTQFFGGAQPNLPARAVVQVAGLSNPGWFVEIEVVAAKK; from the coding sequence ATGAAAACAAACCGATATGCCGCCGCCCTCGCGCTGGCCTGCGCCCTGCCCCTGACCGCGCCGGCCGCCACGCCCACGCACGTGGCCACGATCGTGCGCCACAAGATCCCCGATTCCGATTTCCCGATCGCGCTGGCCGTCACGCTGCCGCCGGGGACCACGCTGCACTTCATCAGCGGCCAGGTGCCGCCCGTGGTCGACAAGGCGGCCGACGCGAATTCGCCGGCCGCGTTCGGCGACACGAAGACGCAGACCGTCGGCGTGCTCGCGAAGATCAAGGAGATCCTGCAAGGCATGGGTTTGACGATGGGCGACGTCGTCAAGATGCAGGTCTTCCTCGTCGGCGACCCGGGCAGGAACGGACGCGCCGACATCGCCGGGTTCATGGAGGGCTACACGCAGTTCTTCGGCGGCGCGCAGCCGAACCTGCCGGCGCGCGCCGTGGTGCAGGTGGCCGGCCTGTCGAATCCGGGCTGGTTCGTCGAAATCGAAGTCGTGGCCGCAAAAAAATAA
- a CDS encoding c-type cytochrome, with amino-acid sequence MTFKPLLLAALAACVAHAHADGMDGKSLFAKNCAACHQPSGKGIPGAFPALAGNAFVQGAPADVATVLLKGRGGMPDFSASLDDGEIAQVLSYVRSSWGNGAAPVTEQDVGSTRAALGVAPASHSRFGNKH; translated from the coding sequence ATGACGTTCAAACCCCTGCTTCTCGCCGCGCTCGCGGCCTGCGTCGCCCATGCCCACGCCGACGGCATGGACGGCAAGAGCCTGTTCGCGAAGAACTGCGCCGCGTGCCACCAGCCCAGCGGCAAAGGCATTCCCGGCGCCTTTCCCGCCCTCGCGGGCAACGCCTTCGTGCAGGGCGCCCCCGCCGACGTGGCCACCGTGCTGCTCAAGGGCCGCGGCGGCATGCCCGACTTTTCGGCCAGCCTGGACGACGGCGAGATCGCCCAGGTGCTGAGCTATGTCCGCTCCAGCTGGGGCAACGGCGCCGCGCCCGTCACCGAGCAGGACGTGGGCAGCACGCGCGCCGCCCTCGGCGTGGCGCCCGCGTCGCACAGCCGCTTCGGCAACAAACACTGA
- a CDS encoding TonB-dependent receptor plug domain-containing protein, with protein MHKAILHAGVAAGVLTCGLGPVHAAEDDMPAAPAAAAAAEAGPLNTGVVIVTGTRATGLKVENSASPIQVLDTTSLQRTGQPDLIQALAQNLPSLTAQAFGGDMANMTLSARLRGLSPNNTLVLVNGKRRHGTSNLAVLGGPYQGGAAADLNYIPVAAIDHIEVLQDGAAAQYGTDAIAGVVNIILKSNYRGLTGNVNGGGYGDGGGRTGDASANLGLAPFADAYLSLTAETKYHGFSDRGGIDPRVIDPTNLAKMPALKDAPGYPNLNHISGDAQYRQHIFAANFGANLAGDLTLYGFATYGHKKAAAFENYRMPSRLPKIYPLGFSPQETFKENDGAFTAGIKGKLAGSWNWDLSSTYGRDEAKLGVAHSGNVSLFNDTGATPLDFYAGKFVASQWTNNLDLNHEFDVGWSTPLNFAAGLEHRRDEYEIGAGDPGSRYKEGAQSFPGFSLTDAGSHSRTNKAAYVDVSGQPVAGWTVDLAGRYEHFSDFGNAKVGKLTSRYDFSPVVGVRATYSNGFRAPTLAEEYYSATNVSPRSAFVQLAPNSPGARLVGVNGLRPEASTNISAGIVINPSANAAITLDAYQITIRDRIVGSGSLYGSGGAVNSPAVTAAIIANGNALDPTVVQTGINIFSNAVNTRSRGLEFVATLNSSYGAYGKVDWSLAANWNKVEVIKINQAPAQLQPQTLLDATAISDLETASPRVRVNLGALWKSGPWTVNAREAFYGRSSELQSSDGATYYKTEVKPTAITDLEVSYQFTKAWMLSVGANNLFNQYPDHVNANLLAEQRSNLDNGAVTVYPTFSPFGINGGYYYARLGFKF; from the coding sequence ATGCATAAGGCCATCCTCCATGCCGGCGTCGCCGCCGGCGTCCTGACCTGCGGTCTCGGTCCCGTCCACGCCGCGGAAGACGACATGCCGGCGGCGCCGGCCGCCGCGGCTGCCGCCGAAGCGGGCCCGCTCAACACGGGCGTCGTGATCGTCACGGGCACGCGCGCCACGGGCCTGAAGGTCGAGAACAGCGCCTCGCCGATCCAGGTGCTCGACACGACGTCGCTGCAGCGCACGGGCCAGCCGGACCTGATCCAGGCGCTGGCGCAAAACCTGCCGTCGCTGACCGCGCAGGCCTTCGGCGGCGACATGGCGAACATGACGCTGTCGGCGCGGCTGCGCGGCCTGTCACCGAACAACACGCTCGTCCTCGTCAACGGCAAGCGCCGCCACGGCACGTCGAACCTGGCCGTGCTGGGCGGACCGTACCAGGGCGGCGCGGCCGCGGACCTGAACTACATCCCCGTCGCCGCCATCGACCACATCGAAGTGCTGCAGGACGGCGCGGCCGCGCAGTACGGCACCGATGCCATCGCGGGCGTCGTCAACATCATCCTCAAGTCGAACTACCGGGGCCTCACGGGCAACGTCAACGGCGGCGGCTACGGCGACGGCGGCGGGCGTACCGGGGACGCCAGCGCCAACCTCGGTCTCGCGCCGTTCGCGGACGCGTACCTGAGCCTGACGGCGGAGACGAAATACCACGGCTTCTCGGACCGCGGCGGCATCGATCCGCGCGTCATCGATCCGACCAACCTGGCCAAGATGCCGGCGCTGAAGGACGCGCCGGGCTATCCGAACCTGAACCACATCTCGGGCGACGCGCAATACCGCCAGCACATCTTCGCGGCCAACTTCGGCGCCAACCTGGCGGGCGACCTCACGCTGTACGGCTTCGCGACGTACGGCCACAAGAAGGCGGCCGCGTTCGAGAACTACCGCATGCCGAGCCGCCTGCCGAAGATCTATCCGCTCGGCTTCTCGCCGCAGGAGACGTTCAAGGAAAACGATGGCGCTTTCACGGCCGGCATCAAGGGCAAGCTGGCGGGGTCGTGGAACTGGGACCTGTCCAGCACCTACGGCCGCGACGAGGCCAAGCTGGGCGTCGCGCACTCGGGCAACGTGTCGCTGTTCAACGATACCGGCGCGACGCCGCTCGATTTCTACGCCGGTAAATTCGTCGCGAGCCAGTGGACCAACAACCTCGACCTGAACCACGAGTTCGACGTGGGCTGGTCCACGCCGCTGAACTTCGCCGCGGGCCTGGAGCACCGCCGCGACGAGTACGAGATCGGCGCGGGCGATCCGGGCTCGCGCTACAAGGAAGGCGCGCAATCGTTCCCCGGCTTTTCGCTGACGGACGCGGGCAGCCACAGCCGCACGAACAAGGCCGCGTACGTGGACGTGTCGGGCCAGCCGGTGGCGGGATGGACCGTCGACCTCGCGGGCCGCTACGAGCACTTCAGCGACTTCGGCAACGCCAAGGTCGGCAAGCTGACGAGCCGCTACGACTTCTCGCCCGTCGTCGGCGTGCGCGCCACGTATTCGAACGGCTTCCGCGCGCCCACCCTGGCCGAGGAATACTATTCGGCCACCAACGTGTCGCCGCGCAGCGCGTTCGTGCAGCTGGCGCCGAACTCGCCCGGTGCGAGGCTGGTGGGCGTGAACGGCCTGCGGCCGGAAGCGTCGACGAACATCAGCGCCGGCATCGTCATCAATCCGTCCGCGAACGCCGCCATCACGCTGGACGCCTACCAGATCACGATCCGCGACCGCATCGTCGGTTCCGGTTCGCTGTACGGTTCCGGCGGCGCCGTGAACTCGCCGGCCGTGACGGCGGCGATCATCGCCAACGGCAACGCGCTCGATCCGACCGTCGTCCAGACCGGCATCAACATTTTTTCGAACGCCGTCAACACGCGCTCGCGCGGCCTGGAATTCGTCGCCACCTTGAACAGCAGCTACGGCGCCTACGGCAAGGTCGACTGGTCGCTGGCGGCGAACTGGAACAAGGTCGAGGTCATCAAGATCAACCAGGCGCCCGCGCAGCTGCAGCCGCAGACGCTGCTGGACGCCACGGCGATCTCGGACCTGGAGACGGCCTCCCCGCGCGTGCGCGTGAACCTGGGCGCGCTGTGGAAGTCGGGCCCGTGGACGGTCAATGCGCGCGAGGCGTTCTACGGCAGGTCGTCGGAACTGCAATCGTCGGACGGCGCCACCTACTACAAGACGGAAGTGAAGCCGACGGCGATCACGGACCTGGAAGTGAGCTACCAGTTCACGAAGGCGTGGATGTTGTCGGTGGGGGCGAACAATCTGTTCAACCAGTATCCGGACCACGTCAACGCGAACCTGCTCGCCGAGCAGCGGTCTAACCTGGATAACGGGGCCGTCACCGTGTACCCGACGTTCTCGCCGTTCGGCATCAACGGCGGGTATTACTACGCGCGGCTGGGCTTCAAGTTCTGA